One genomic region from Nocardia vinacea encodes:
- a CDS encoding M3 family metallopeptidase, producing MTSNPFFEPSALPYELPPFAEIGTEHYLPAFERGMAQQLAEVAAITSSGEEPSFANTIAALERSGAVLTRVANVFFNITSSDSSETTDAIEAEVSPKLAAHRDAIYLDPELFARVETLYGRRNELGSDPEETRLLEQYHIRFVRAGARLDAAGQARLRELNAELATAATEFGQNILAATNGATVVVESAAELAGLGQAAVAAAAENARELGRDGAWALRLQNVSNQPVLAELADRDVRQRVMAASLGRGLGDNGALAVRIAGLRAERAALLGYSDHAAYAVEDQTAKTAAAVEEMLGRLVAPAVANAEREAAELAQAMGGQELRSWDWQFWSEKVRAERFSVDAEALRPYFELERVLRDGVFFAAEQVYGITFQERKDLVGYHPEVRIFEVFDAQGSALGLFLGDFFARPSKRGGAWMNELVSQSRLLGKRPVVVNNLNIVKPPAGEPALLTWDNVRTLFHEFGHALHGLFSDVMYPFFSGTEVPRDFVEFPSQVNEMWMSRPEVLANYARHIETGAPMPTELVERMAEAERFGTGFKTVEYLGATLLDWAWHRVPAPEALADTDAEAFEEEALRKAGLAIDAIPPRYRSGYFAHIFSGGYAAGYYSYIWSEVLDADTVEWFDEGDASIREKGEAFRRELLSRGGSVDPLEAFESFRGRAPEIEPLLVRRGLLN from the coding sequence CCTTGGAGCGTTCGGGGGCGGTGCTGACTCGGGTCGCGAATGTGTTCTTCAATATCACGAGCTCCGATTCCAGCGAGACCACCGATGCGATCGAGGCCGAGGTATCGCCGAAGCTGGCGGCGCATCGGGACGCGATCTACTTGGATCCTGAGCTCTTTGCGCGGGTCGAGACGCTCTACGGCCGCCGAAACGAACTGGGCTCGGATCCCGAGGAAACGCGACTGCTGGAGCAATATCATATTCGGTTCGTGCGGGCCGGGGCTCGGCTGGATGCGGCCGGGCAGGCGCGGTTGCGTGAGTTGAATGCGGAACTCGCGACGGCGGCAACGGAATTCGGGCAGAATATTTTGGCGGCGACCAATGGTGCGACGGTGGTCGTCGAGTCGGCGGCGGAATTGGCGGGGCTGGGGCAGGCGGCCGTGGCGGCGGCCGCGGAGAACGCTCGGGAGTTGGGGCGTGACGGTGCGTGGGCGCTTCGGCTGCAGAACGTTTCGAATCAGCCCGTACTGGCGGAACTGGCCGACCGGGACGTGCGGCAGCGGGTGATGGCGGCCTCGCTTGGGCGCGGGTTGGGTGACAACGGCGCGCTCGCCGTGCGGATCGCCGGATTGCGAGCGGAACGGGCCGCGCTGCTGGGCTATTCCGATCATGCGGCGTATGCGGTCGAGGATCAGACTGCGAAAACCGCTGCGGCGGTGGAGGAAATGCTCGGGCGATTGGTCGCACCCGCGGTGGCCAATGCGGAACGCGAGGCGGCCGAGTTGGCACAGGCCATGGGTGGGCAGGAGCTGCGCTCATGGGATTGGCAGTTCTGGTCGGAAAAGGTTCGAGCCGAACGGTTTTCGGTTGACGCGGAAGCGTTGCGTCCCTATTTCGAGCTCGAACGGGTGTTGCGCGACGGTGTCTTCTTCGCCGCTGAGCAGGTGTACGGGATCACCTTCCAGGAGCGGAAGGATCTGGTCGGATACCACCCGGAGGTGCGGATCTTCGAGGTATTCGACGCGCAAGGCAGTGCGCTCGGACTGTTCCTCGGTGACTTCTTCGCGCGACCGTCGAAGCGTGGCGGGGCATGGATGAACGAATTGGTCAGCCAGTCAAGGCTTTTGGGGAAGCGGCCGGTGGTGGTCAACAACCTCAATATCGTGAAGCCGCCCGCGGGCGAACCCGCACTGCTCACCTGGGACAACGTGCGCACGCTCTTCCACGAGTTCGGGCACGCGCTGCACGGACTGTTCTCGGATGTGATGTACCCGTTCTTCTCCGGGACCGAAGTGCCGCGGGATTTCGTCGAATTCCCGTCCCAGGTGAACGAGATGTGGATGTCGCGTCCGGAGGTACTCGCCAACTACGCAAGGCATATCGAGACCGGTGCGCCGATGCCCACCGAACTGGTCGAGCGGATGGCGGAGGCCGAGCGTTTCGGTACGGGCTTCAAAACCGTCGAATATCTGGGCGCGACACTGCTGGACTGGGCGTGGCATCGCGTGCCAGCACCCGAGGCGCTGGCCGACACCGATGCCGAGGCGTTCGAGGAGGAAGCTCTGCGCAAAGCGGGTCTGGCCATCGACGCGATTCCGCCGCGCTACCGGTCCGGCTACTTCGCCCACATCTTCTCCGGCGGCTACGCGGCGGGCTACTACTCCTACATCTGGAGTGAGGTGCTGGACGCGGACACCGTCGAGTGGTTCGACGAGGGCGACGCGTCCATCCGGGAAAAGGGCGAGGCCTTCCGCCGCGAACTGCTCTCGCGCGGTGGCTCGGTCGACCCGCTCGAGGCCTTCGAATCCTTCCGCGGCCGCGCCCCCGAAATCGAACCGCTCCTGGTCCGGCGCGGTCTGTTGAACTGA
- a CDS encoding AIM24 family protein, with amino-acid sequence MTALARGENRPAPGDRMIVTVTCAAPVDVSALLLGADGRVRSDADFVFFNQPAGPGVTYRHGRGAGDMVDVQTSALPADVDKVVVTASLDGSGPPTFAGASSLTATIGSDSGTLTFPMTGLSTETAVVCVEIYRRGGAWKVRAVGQGFDNGLAGIATAFGVNIDDEPEAAPPAAAQPQYQQAPVPPQYPAQPQAPVPPAYPPSGAVPPPPPIAPQQGALPMQSELFDPSHAEVNGIGIQKQGGKMIKVAVNGETMARAGSMVAYQGDLHFKALGSGGIGRAIQQRLTGEGVPLMQVSGRGDLFLADAAADVHTVDLDGTDGLTINGSNVLAFDTSLSYNIQRVQGAAGFASNAGFFNCVFTGRGRIAITTHGSPVVLNVDQPTYADPQAAVAWSSSLSTGIKRNDSFGLGRLIGRSTGEGLTLSFSGRGFVIVQPSELPPGGFIGGTGGGQEAGQSGGVLGGLFG; translated from the coding sequence GTGACCGCACTCGCACGCGGGGAAAATCGACCCGCACCCGGCGACCGGATGATCGTGACCGTCACCTGCGCAGCGCCGGTCGATGTGTCGGCGCTGCTACTCGGCGCCGACGGGCGGGTCCGCTCCGATGCCGACTTCGTCTTCTTCAATCAGCCGGCCGGTCCCGGCGTCACCTATCGGCACGGCCGCGGTGCCGGCGATATGGTCGATGTGCAGACCTCCGCACTGCCCGCCGATGTCGACAAGGTCGTGGTCACGGCCAGCCTCGACGGCAGCGGGCCGCCGACCTTCGCGGGCGCGAGTTCGCTGACCGCGACGATCGGATCCGATTCCGGAACGCTGACCTTCCCGATGACCGGGCTCAGTACCGAGACAGCCGTGGTGTGCGTGGAGATCTACCGGCGCGGCGGTGCGTGGAAGGTGCGCGCGGTCGGGCAGGGCTTTGACAACGGGCTGGCCGGAATCGCGACGGCGTTCGGTGTGAATATCGACGACGAACCCGAAGCAGCACCGCCCGCTGCGGCCCAGCCGCAATACCAACAGGCTCCGGTGCCGCCGCAATACCCAGCCCAGCCGCAGGCTCCCGTTCCGCCCGCCTATCCCCCGTCCGGCGCCGTGCCGCCGCCCCCACCGATTGCACCACAGCAAGGAGCGCTGCCGATGCAGAGCGAACTGTTCGATCCGAGCCACGCCGAGGTCAACGGCATCGGCATCCAGAAGCAGGGCGGCAAGATGATCAAGGTCGCCGTCAATGGCGAGACCATGGCGCGGGCCGGCTCGATGGTCGCCTACCAGGGTGACCTGCATTTCAAGGCGCTCGGTTCGGGCGGTATCGGCCGTGCGATCCAGCAGCGGCTCACCGGTGAGGGGGTGCCGCTGATGCAGGTGTCCGGTCGCGGCGATCTTTTCCTCGCCGATGCCGCCGCCGACGTACACACCGTCGATCTCGACGGCACCGACGGGCTCACCATCAACGGCTCGAATGTGCTGGCTTTCGATACCTCGCTGTCCTACAACATCCAAAGGGTCCAGGGCGCAGCCGGTTTCGCCAGTAACGCCGGCTTCTTCAACTGCGTGTTCACCGGACGCGGTCGCATCGCCATCACCACCCACGGCTCGCCCGTCGTCCTCAATGTCGACCAGCCCACCTACGCCGACCCACAGGCCGCGGTGGCCTGGTCGTCGAGTCTGTCCACCGGCATCAAGCGCAACGACTCCTTCGGCCTCGGCCGCCTCATCGGCCGCAGCACCGGCGAGGGTCTGACGCTGTCGTTCTCCGGGCGTGGCTTCGTCATCGTGCAGCCGTCGGAACTGCCGCCGGGCGGTTTCATCGGCGGCACCGGTGGTGGTCAGGAGGCCGGACAAAGCGGCGGCGTGCTCGGCGGCTTGTTCGGATAA
- a CDS encoding alpha/beta fold hydrolase, translated as MSARLLRWLVLVAVGAALITVPGAQVDPTYRFYHQRLHWHACGIDDLDKAGAECADVLVPLDYLRPYDRTLKIAISRVRATDPDQRHGVLLANPGGPGASGLDTVDLLGDVLTPPARARFDLIGMDPRGVGGSGRTPRCGWPVGEMIHSAGLTSQGFARETALASDMAEGCLADDPVKVRQLTTRNTARDMDVIRVALGEPKLSYYGVSYGTYLGAVFTQMFPERSDRMVFDSAIDPDRYWTGLVQDWGPSDERAIDEWSNWAAGQDDTYHFGSTPTEVRASLTELLAAAARQPIVIDDFPIDDHWLPFLLHNMVTDFRRNQALAETLREIADAAGGPPVVARAPRLQIVLQALRSEENSVLAQIACGDAAAPTDPAWYASNIEASRATQPIFGPLANNIQPCAFWPRPVEPATTVRNSVPALILQATGDARTPYTHGARLHQHLSESRMVTLQDIRIHMTFRPDLSACVNNAINTYYADGALPAADVTCHADQ; from the coding sequence TTGTCGGCGAGGCTTTTGCGGTGGTTGGTGCTGGTAGCGGTCGGGGCGGCGCTGATCACCGTGCCCGGGGCGCAGGTCGATCCGACGTACCGGTTCTATCACCAGCGACTGCATTGGCATGCCTGCGGTATCGATGATTTGGACAAGGCTGGGGCCGAATGCGCGGATGTGCTGGTGCCGCTCGATTATCTGCGGCCCTACGATCGCACGCTGAAGATCGCGATATCCCGGGTCCGGGCCACCGATCCGGATCAGCGCCATGGCGTCCTGCTGGCCAATCCGGGTGGTCCCGGCGCATCGGGTCTGGACACCGTGGATCTGCTCGGTGACGTGCTCACCCCGCCGGCGCGGGCCCGTTTCGATCTGATCGGTATGGATCCGCGTGGTGTCGGTGGCTCCGGGCGCACGCCGCGCTGCGGATGGCCGGTGGGCGAAATGATCCATTCGGCGGGTCTGACTTCGCAGGGCTTCGCGCGGGAAACCGCGCTGGCGTCGGATATGGCCGAGGGCTGTCTGGCCGATGACCCGGTGAAGGTGCGCCAGCTCACCACCCGCAATACCGCTCGCGATATGGATGTCATCCGAGTAGCGCTGGGCGAGCCGAAGCTCAGCTATTACGGCGTTTCCTACGGCACCTACCTCGGTGCGGTATTCACCCAGATGTTTCCGGAACGCAGCGACCGGATGGTGTTCGACAGCGCTATCGATCCGGATCGGTATTGGACCGGGCTCGTCCAGGATTGGGGTCCGTCGGATGAGCGGGCGATCGACGAATGGTCGAATTGGGCTGCGGGACAGGATGATACGTATCACTTCGGTTCGACCCCGACCGAAGTTCGTGCATCGCTGACGGAGCTGCTCGCCGCGGCGGCACGGCAACCGATCGTGATCGACGACTTCCCGATCGACGATCACTGGCTGCCATTTCTATTGCACAACATGGTGACCGATTTCCGGCGTAACCAAGCGCTGGCCGAAACCTTGCGTGAGATCGCCGATGCGGCGGGCGGCCCGCCCGTGGTGGCGCGGGCGCCACGTCTGCAAATCGTCTTGCAGGCCTTGCGATCCGAGGAGAACTCCGTCTTGGCCCAGATCGCCTGCGGTGATGCCGCGGCACCGACAGATCCGGCGTGGTACGCGAGCAATATCGAAGCCAGCCGTGCCACGCAGCCGATATTCGGTCCGCTGGCCAACAATATCCAGCCCTGCGCATTCTGGCCCCGACCCGTCGAACCCGCAACCACCGTGCGGAATTCGGTTCCCGCCCTCATCCTGCAGGCGACCGGTGACGCCCGAACCCCGTATACCCACGGTGCCCGACTGCATCAGCACCTATCCGAATCCCGCATGGTCACACTGCAGGACATCCGCATCCACATGACCTTCCGCCCCGACCTGAGCGCCTGCGTCAACAATGCGATCAATACCTACTACGCCGACGGCGCCCTGCCCGCCGCCGACGTCACCTGCCACGCAGACCAGTAG
- a CDS encoding putative glycoside hydrolase, with protein sequence MIIGANRSEPAGLALAGLPDGVVGAGTLTGLVLRVDAHGHNPNDMRLELDGKAVNGTVEGDSMVYRPGPLTDGDHKFTAEIPRGGILGLFSAGPGVTATFTVDTEAPKLEVTQPGTAGSYRQPITLRGKESGAVHVSVGAQSVTPAADGTFEITLPRTPVGGAVTAVDAAGNKATQAITTSVDMPRVKAVHITAYGWAYEGLREPILDMAREGRIDTVQLDIKDEDGVIGYDSQVPLAQQAGAATNIYDVRAALRQLHEMNVRVVGRIVAFRDPTMAEWAWHGGHPDWVIQNPSGQPYASQYGAIAFTNFANPEIRKYNIDLATEAAELGFDGIMYDYVRRPDGALSQMQFPGLTVTPSASIAEFLHESRDPVRDKGANLGAAVFGIAATRPDEIAQDIPAIARYVDYVAPMLYPSHWNAGEYGVANPNAQPYDIILRSLADFFEQTDGTGAKVIPWLQDFSLGVNYGDAEVKAQIDAAAAAGTNSFFLWNAASRYHSWAVVPG encoded by the coding sequence GTGATCATCGGCGCCAATCGGTCCGAGCCCGCGGGTTTGGCGCTGGCCGGATTACCGGACGGAGTCGTCGGTGCCGGCACGCTGACCGGTCTGGTATTGCGTGTGGACGCCCACGGCCACAACCCGAACGATATGCGGCTCGAACTCGACGGCAAGGCGGTGAACGGCACGGTCGAAGGCGATTCGATGGTGTACCGGCCCGGACCGCTCACCGATGGCGACCACAAGTTCACCGCCGAGATACCACGCGGGGGCATACTCGGCCTGTTCAGCGCCGGTCCGGGGGTCACGGCGACCTTCACCGTGGATACCGAGGCGCCGAAACTCGAGGTGACCCAGCCGGGTACGGCCGGATCGTATCGTCAGCCGATCACGTTGCGCGGCAAGGAATCCGGTGCGGTGCACGTTTCCGTCGGCGCGCAGTCGGTCACCCCCGCCGCGGACGGCACCTTCGAGATCACACTGCCGCGCACACCGGTGGGCGGTGCGGTGACCGCGGTCGATGCGGCGGGAAACAAGGCGACGCAGGCGATTACGACCTCGGTCGATATGCCCCGGGTCAAGGCCGTGCATATCACGGCGTACGGATGGGCATACGAGGGTTTACGCGAGCCCATTCTGGATATGGCCCGCGAGGGGCGCATCGACACCGTTCAGCTCGATATCAAGGATGAGGACGGGGTCATCGGCTACGACTCGCAGGTACCGCTGGCACAGCAGGCGGGTGCGGCCACCAATATCTACGATGTGCGCGCCGCACTGCGACAACTGCACGAGATGAATGTGCGGGTGGTCGGGCGGATCGTGGCCTTCCGCGATCCGACCATGGCCGAATGGGCATGGCACGGCGGACATCCGGACTGGGTCATCCAGAATCCCTCCGGTCAGCCGTATGCCAGCCAGTACGGTGCGATCGCTTTCACCAACTTCGCCAATCCCGAAATCCGCAAGTACAACATCGATCTCGCGACCGAGGCGGCCGAGCTCGGCTTCGACGGAATAATGTACGACTATGTCCGGCGGCCGGATGGTGCACTGTCGCAGATGCAGTTTCCGGGGCTGACCGTCACGCCCAGTGCATCCATCGCCGAGTTCCTGCACGAGAGCCGGGATCCGGTACGCGACAAAGGCGCTAATCTCGGTGCCGCCGTGTTCGGCATCGCGGCGACGCGCCCGGATGAGATCGCGCAGGATATTCCGGCGATCGCTCGGTATGTCGACTATGTGGCTCCGATGCTCTACCCGTCGCATTGGAATGCCGGTGAATACGGTGTCGCGAACCCCAATGCCCAGCCGTACGACATTATTCTCCGATCGCTGGCCGACTTCTTCGAGCAGACCGACGGTACCGGCGCGAAAGTCATTCCGTGGCTACAGGATTTCAGCCTGGGGGTGAACTACGGCGATGCCGAGGTCAAGGCGCAGATCGATGCCGCGGCGGCGGCGGGGACGAACAGCTTCTTCCTCTGGAATGCGGCGTCGCGGTATCACTCCTGGGCCGTCGTGCCCGGTTGA
- a CDS encoding polysaccharide deacetylase family protein: protein MATSTPDPIAVGANELGLVPILMYHQVTPTPVGEYDQTPEKFRAELERLYRENYRPVTVADYISGHIDIPAGTHPVVLTFDDSTITQLRFTEDAKVAPDTAIGILEEFGVRNPDFRPTATFYVNNEPFAGDARALPWLAAHGYEIGAHTASHANLGRLDSTGVQRELVENLRAITAAAPGNRVRTMALPLGIFPTDRALATAGSWDGTPYTFEAVLLVGAEPAPSPFGQVDPAGVPRIRSGKAEVDFASAYWLDRLDQHPDQRYTSDGNPNKISAPELLADEVNPRWRSQFNPY, encoded by the coding sequence GTGGCCACATCGACGCCCGATCCGATTGCGGTGGGAGCCAACGAACTCGGACTCGTCCCCATCCTGATGTACCACCAGGTGACACCGACTCCAGTCGGCGAATACGACCAGACTCCGGAGAAGTTCCGCGCCGAACTCGAGCGGTTGTACCGCGAGAACTACCGACCGGTGACTGTCGCCGATTACATCTCCGGCCATATCGACATCCCCGCGGGCACCCACCCGGTGGTGCTCACCTTCGACGACTCCACCATCACCCAACTTCGGTTCACCGAGGACGCAAAGGTGGCCCCGGACACCGCGATCGGGATTCTCGAGGAGTTCGGTGTGCGCAATCCGGACTTCCGGCCCACCGCAACGTTCTACGTCAATAACGAGCCGTTCGCCGGTGATGCGCGTGCACTGCCCTGGCTGGCCGCCCACGGATACGAAATCGGCGCGCACACCGCGAGCCACGCCAACCTCGGTCGCCTGGACAGCACCGGAGTGCAGCGCGAGCTGGTCGAGAACCTGCGCGCGATCACCGCCGCGGCCCCCGGCAATCGCGTGCGCACGATGGCCTTACCGCTCGGCATCTTCCCCACCGATCGTGCACTCGCCACAGCGGGAAGCTGGGACGGCACTCCTTACACCTTCGAGGCCGTGCTGCTGGTCGGCGCCGAGCCCGCACCCTCTCCATTCGGCCAGGTCGATCCCGCCGGCGTGCCGCGCATCCGATCGGGGAAGGCTGAGGTCGACTTCGCCTCCGCCTACTGGCTCGACCGCCTCGACCAGCATCCGGACCAGCGCTACACCTCCGACGGCAACCCGAACAAGATCTCGGCCCCCGAACTCCTTGCCGACGAGGTGAATCCGCGCTGGCGCAGCCAGTTCAACCCCTATTGA
- a CDS encoding MFS transporter has product MTNSTTQAPAKSPDLDAGEGTSLSHRQILTILSGLLLGMFLAALDQNIVSVAIVRIANSLDGFDEQAWATTAYLITATITTPLYGKLADIYGRKPFYLTAIGLFVIGSVACTFATSMYELAGFRAFQGLGAGGLMSLAFTIIGDIVPARERVRYQGYFMMVFGTSTVLGPVLGGFFSNYDQLWGLEGWRWVFLVNVPIGVLALGVVAKVLNAPHQRQDHRIDWFGAVALTTCVVPLLIVAEQGRDWGWSSQRALICYGIGAGGLLLFVLVEFLMKDAALIPLRLFKNSTFSVTIAGGFIVGIAMFGAIVMVPQYFQVVRGYSPTRSGLLMLPLVLGIMFGSQLAGLTTKLTGRYKILPVIGTFIIAVGAALYGQVHYDSPLWQPLVYGGVIGFGLGCCMQTLIIAAQNAGPRSDMGVSTASATFFRQMGGTLGVAVFLTILFNLLPHRIIDAFGGALPAGFDAAQLSTMQSNTSGIAALPDELRVPILIGFTDAMHGVFYAAAGVALLACLVLMFMKEIPLQDNPAPAVESVTLEAESSWDEAQVWEGAAEVLSEPEPVLAGAGGRISVDHDGNGVYVAAVVPQSHSSLEYEGASIGGRVGREDGRPVPGTVLTLIDQRGHQVSRATGDADGGYRIEAPAAGNYVLIASATGHRPEAVSVAIGQRSQLLDLTLTGSGELSGVVRSAGRGTPLPGATVTLTDIHGDVVGAAITAGDGAYVCHGVVSGTYTLVAVAEHMRPSATTLTIPDSGLLHHDIDMASMAVLAGSAWADGDRAVPDIQITVLDASGDLTASARTDANGRYLVTDLPEGHYTVIARGYPPVTTRVTVSGGEVAHDVRLGYEPAEAPDPR; this is encoded by the coding sequence ATGACGAATTCGACCACCCAGGCCCCGGCAAAGTCGCCGGACCTGGATGCCGGTGAGGGTACGTCACTGTCGCACCGGCAGATCCTGACCATCCTGTCGGGACTGCTGCTCGGCATGTTCCTCGCCGCGCTGGATCAGAACATCGTGAGCGTCGCGATCGTGCGGATCGCCAACAGCCTGGACGGATTCGACGAACAGGCCTGGGCGACCACGGCATATCTGATCACCGCGACGATCACCACCCCGCTGTACGGCAAACTGGCCGATATCTACGGCCGAAAGCCGTTCTACCTCACCGCGATCGGACTGTTCGTCATCGGTTCGGTGGCCTGCACCTTCGCCACCTCGATGTACGAACTCGCCGGATTCCGCGCCTTCCAGGGTCTGGGCGCGGGTGGGTTGATGTCATTGGCGTTCACCATCATCGGCGATATCGTGCCCGCCCGGGAGCGGGTGCGCTACCAGGGCTATTTCATGATGGTCTTCGGTACCTCGACGGTGCTCGGGCCGGTGCTCGGCGGTTTTTTCTCGAACTACGACCAGCTCTGGGGTCTCGAGGGTTGGCGTTGGGTGTTCCTGGTCAACGTGCCGATCGGCGTGCTCGCGCTCGGCGTGGTCGCCAAGGTGCTCAACGCCCCGCATCAGCGCCAGGATCACCGCATCGACTGGTTCGGCGCGGTCGCATTGACGACCTGCGTGGTGCCGCTGCTGATCGTCGCCGAACAGGGCCGGGATTGGGGGTGGAGCTCGCAGCGCGCGCTCATCTGCTACGGGATCGGTGCGGGCGGGCTGCTGCTGTTCGTGCTCGTCGAATTCCTGATGAAGGATGCGGCGCTGATTCCCCTGCGGCTGTTCAAGAATTCGACCTTCAGCGTGACCATCGCGGGCGGATTCATTGTCGGGATCGCGATGTTCGGCGCGATCGTCATGGTGCCGCAGTACTTCCAAGTGGTGCGCGGATATTCGCCGACCAGATCGGGTCTGCTGATGCTCCCGCTGGTGCTCGGGATCATGTTCGGCTCGCAGCTGGCCGGATTGACCACCAAATTGACCGGGCGCTACAAGATCCTGCCGGTGATCGGGACATTCATCATCGCGGTCGGCGCGGCGCTCTACGGGCAAGTGCATTACGACAGTCCGCTATGGCAGCCGCTGGTCTACGGCGGCGTCATCGGATTCGGGCTCGGTTGCTGCATGCAGACCCTGATCATCGCGGCGCAGAATGCCGGTCCGCGTTCGGATATGGGTGTGTCGACGGCGTCGGCGACCTTCTTCCGGCAGATGGGCGGCACCCTCGGTGTCGCGGTATTCCTGACCATCCTGTTCAACCTGTTGCCGCACCGGATCATCGACGCATTCGGTGGTGCGCTGCCCGCTGGCTTCGATGCCGCGCAGTTGAGCACCATGCAGAGCAATACCAGCGGGATCGCGGCGCTGCCGGACGAGCTGAGGGTGCCCATTCTGATCGGGTTCACCGATGCGATGCACGGCGTCTTCTATGCCGCCGCGGGGGTGGCGCTGCTGGCCTGCCTGGTGCTGATGTTCATGAAAGAGATTCCGCTGCAGGATAATCCGGCCCCCGCTGTGGAGTCGGTAACCCTGGAGGCCGAATCCAGTTGGGACGAGGCACAGGTTTGGGAGGGTGCCGCCGAGGTGCTCTCCGAACCCGAACCGGTGCTGGCGGGTGCGGGCGGCCGAATTTCGGTGGATCACGACGGCAATGGTGTGTATGTGGCCGCCGTTGTGCCGCAGTCGCATTCGAGCCTCGAATACGAAGGTGCATCGATCGGCGGCCGGGTCGGACGCGAGGACGGCAGACCGGTGCCCGGCACCGTGCTGACCCTGATCGACCAACGGGGACACCAGGTTTCGCGCGCGACCGGGGATGCCGACGGCGGCTACCGGATCGAGGCGCCCGCCGCGGGCAACTACGTCTTGATCGCATCGGCGACCGGACATCGGCCGGAGGCGGTCAGCGTGGCCATCGGACAGCGCTCACAGCTGCTCGACCTGACCCTCACCGGCTCCGGCGAATTGTCCGGTGTGGTCCGTTCGGCCGGTCGCGGTACTCCGCTGCCGGGTGCCACTGTCACACTGACCGATATCCACGGTGACGTCGTCGGCGCGGCGATCACCGCGGGCGACGGCGCGTATGTCTGCCATGGCGTCGTCTCGGGCACCTACACCCTGGTGGCGGTCGCCGAACACATGCGCCCCAGCGCCACCACCCTCACCATTCCCGACAGCGGTCTCCTACATCACGACATCGATATGGCATCGATGGCCGTGCTGGCCGGATCCGCCTGGGCCGACGGCGACCGAGCCGTCCCGGACATCCAGATCACCGTCCTGGACGCATCCGGTGACCTCACCGCCAGTGCCCGCACCGACGCCAACGGCCGCTACCTGGTAACCGACCTCCCCGAAGGCCACTACACCGTAATAGCCCGCGGCTACCCACCGGTCACTACCCGAGTAACAGTCTCCGGCGGCGAGGTAGCCCACGACGTCCGCCTCGGCTACGAGCCCGCCGAAGCCCCGGACCCGCGCTGA
- a CDS encoding DM13 domain-containing protein, producing the protein MAVLIAIGVVLVSCQRSVDSKGDDQSTVNDPIPTNVVRTLAKGTFAPQQHVTSGTAVLLELSDGTKLLRLENLDLTNAPNLHVWLTEQLHPWPELDKPYYADLGNLKANKGNQNYPISADTHFDRFNGVDIRDNDSPDAFAYASMRLE; encoded by the coding sequence GTGGCAGTGCTGATCGCCATCGGAGTCGTGCTGGTGTCGTGCCAGCGGTCCGTCGATTCCAAAGGTGACGACCAGAGCACGGTGAACGACCCGATACCGACGAACGTGGTGCGAACCCTCGCAAAAGGCACCTTCGCCCCGCAACAACACGTCACGAGCGGAACAGCCGTACTCCTCGAACTATCCGACGGCACAAAGCTCCTCCGCCTGGAAAACCTCGACCTCACCAACGCCCCGAACCTGCACGTATGGCTCACCGAACAACTCCACCCCTGGCCCGAACTCGACAAGCCCTACTATGCAGATCTCGGAAATCTAAAGGCCAACAAAGGAAACCAGAACTACCCTATCTCCGCCGACACTCACTTCGACCGTTTCAACGGCGTAGATATCCGCGACAACGACTCGCCTGACGCATTCGCCTACGCATCGATGCGGCTCGAGTAG